Proteins found in one Streptomyces sp. NBC_00461 genomic segment:
- a CDS encoding SDR family NAD(P)-dependent oxidoreductase, with amino-acid sequence MGKLDGKVAVITGGTTGMALAGAKLFVDEGAHVFITGRRQDALDEAVKQIGRNVTGVQGDAADLDDLDRLYDTVKREKGSLDVLWASAGGGEPAPLGEITEAQFDTWFGLNARGTLFTVQKALPLFNDGGSILMTGSNASLGAFPGWSVYAGSKAVQQAWARIWLNELKDRRIRVNVLTPGQVATAMQEELFDEATKRQFESLIPRGQMGRPDEIATAALFLASDDSSYVNGMELVADGGTTAI; translated from the coding sequence ATGGGAAAGCTTGACGGCAAGGTTGCGGTCATCACCGGCGGCACCACCGGCATGGCGCTGGCCGGCGCGAAGCTGTTCGTCGACGAGGGAGCGCACGTCTTCATCACCGGCCGCCGCCAGGACGCCCTGGACGAGGCCGTGAAGCAGATCGGCCGCAACGTCACCGGCGTCCAGGGCGACGCCGCCGACCTGGACGACCTGGACCGCCTGTACGACACCGTCAAGAGGGAGAAGGGCAGCCTCGACGTGCTGTGGGCCAGCGCCGGCGGCGGCGAGCCCGCCCCGCTCGGCGAGATCACCGAGGCCCAGTTCGACACCTGGTTCGGGCTCAACGCCCGCGGCACCCTGTTCACCGTCCAGAAGGCCCTCCCGCTCTTCAACGACGGCGGCTCCATCCTCATGACCGGCTCCAACGCCTCCCTCGGCGCCTTCCCCGGCTGGAGCGTCTACGCCGGCAGCAAGGCCGTCCAGCAGGCCTGGGCCCGCATCTGGCTCAACGAGCTCAAGGACCGCCGCATCCGCGTCAACGTCCTGACCCCCGGCCAGGTCGCCACCGCCATGCAGGAAGAACTCTTCGACGAGGCCACCAAGCGCCAGTTCGAGTCCCTCATCCCCCGCGGCCAGATGGGCCGCCCCGACGAAATCGCCACCGCCGCCCTCTTCCTCGCCTCCGACGACTCCAGCTACGTCAACGGCATGGAACTCGTCGCCGACGGCGGCACCACCGCCATCTGA
- a CDS encoding TetR/AcrR family transcriptional regulator → MTELEKGPTGRRRGRGARERILGASQQLFREQGINRTGMDQLCAAAEVSKRTAYQHFAGKDELVAEYLRRFDPSVLSDVFDRTDLTPRERLLAAFDIPPTTPLCPYIGAAVELHDPQHPASQYARDYKRAVAARLADAAREAGAADPEQLGEQLALLLDGAAARTRVLNADAFPTAAAIAAVLIDNAIPATAGDDRRREEAPS, encoded by the coding sequence ATGACGGAGTTGGAGAAGGGCCCCACGGGCCGCCGCCGCGGCCGGGGCGCCCGCGAGCGCATCCTCGGCGCGTCCCAGCAGCTGTTCCGCGAGCAGGGCATCAACCGCACCGGCATGGACCAGCTCTGCGCGGCGGCCGAGGTGTCCAAGCGCACGGCCTACCAGCACTTCGCCGGCAAGGACGAACTAGTCGCCGAGTACCTGCGCCGGTTCGACCCCTCCGTTCTGTCCGATGTGTTCGACCGCACCGACCTCACGCCCCGCGAACGGCTCCTCGCCGCCTTCGACATCCCCCCCACCACTCCCCTGTGCCCCTACATCGGCGCCGCCGTCGAACTCCACGACCCCCAGCACCCCGCATCCCAGTACGCACGCGACTACAAGAGGGCCGTCGCCGCGCGGCTCGCCGACGCCGCCCGCGAAGCCGGCGCCGCCGACCCCGAACAACTCGGCGAGCAACTCGCGCTGCTCCTCGATGGCGCCGCGGCCCGCACCCGGGTCCTCAACGCCGACGCCTTCCCCACCGCCGCCGCCATCGCCGCCGTCCTCATCGACAACGCCATCCCCGCC